In a genomic window of Pelecanus crispus isolate bPelCri1 chromosome 1, bPelCri1.pri, whole genome shotgun sequence:
- the GJA8 gene encoding gap junction alpha-8 protein isoform X2 — MGDWSFLGNILEQVNEQSTVIGRVWLTVLFIFRILILGTAAELVWGDEQSDFVCNTQQPGCENVCYDEAFPISHIRLWVLQIIFVSTPSLMYFGHAVHHVRMEEKRREREEAERRQQAEVDEEKLPLAPNQNKANNPDGTKKFRLEGTLLRTYIFHIIFKTLFEVGFIVGQYFLYGFRILPLYRCGRWPCPNLVDCFVSRPTEKTIFIMFMLVVASVSLFLNLVEISHLILKRIRRALRRPAEEQLREVPEKPLHAITVSPIQKAKGYKLLEEEKPVPHYFPLTEVGVEPSPLPSAFNEFEEKIGMAPLEDLSRAFDERLPSYAQEPGPQEEPGVKKAEEVVSDEVEGPSAPPELATDIRPLSRLSKASSRARSDDLTV, encoded by the exons ATGGGTGACTGGAGTTTCTTGGGGAACATTTTAGAGCAGGTGAACGAGCAGTCCACTGTCATCGGGAGAGTTTGGCTCACAGTGCTCTTCATTTTCCGCATCCTGATCCTGGGAACAGCTGCCGAGCTAGTGTGGGGAGATGAACAGTCAGACTTTGTGTGCAACACCCAGCAACCTGGTTGCGAGAATGTCTGTTATGATGAGGCCTTCCCCATCTCCCACATCCGGCTCTGGGTCCTGCAGATCATTTTTGTATCCACGCCTTCGCTAATGTACTTTGGGCACGCAGTGCACCATGTCCGCatggaggagaagagaagagagagagaggaagctGAGAGGCGTCAGCAAGCTGAGGTGGATGAAGAGAAGCTGCCCCTGGctccaaatcaaaacaaagccaaCAACCCTGACGGGACCAAGAAGTTTCGTCTGGAGGGTACCCTCCTGAGAACCTACATCTTCCACATCATTTTCAAAACCCTCTTTGAGGTGGGATTCATAGTAGGCCAGTATTTCCTGTATGGCTTCCGAATTCTCCCCCTCTACCGCTGTGGGCGGTGGCCCTGTCCCAATCTTGTGGACTGTTTTGTCTCCAGGCCCACGGAGAAGACCATCTTTATTATGTTCATGCTGGTGGTGGCTTCCGTGTCCCTCTTCCTCAACCTGGTGGAGATCAGTCACTTGATCCTGAAAAGGATCCGGAGGGCTCTGAGAAGACCAGCAGAGGAACAACTGAGGGAGGTCCCGGAGAAACCTCTCCATGCCATCACAGTCTCCCCTATCCAGAAGGCCAAAGGCTACAAGCTGCTGGAAGAAGAGAAGCCAGTGCCCCATTACTTCCCTCTCACGGAAGTAGGAGTTGAGCCCAGTCCCCTTCCATCAGCCTTCAATGAGTTTGAGGAGAAGATTGGGATGGCACCATTGGAAGATCTCTCCAGGGCATTTGATGAGAGGTTACCATCGTATGCACAA GAGCCTGGACCTCAGGAAGAGCCAGGGgtgaagaaagcagaggaggtgGTGAGTGACGAAGTGGAAGGGCCTTCAGCACCTCCTGAACTTGCCACTGATATAAGACCCCTCAGCAGGCTAAGTAAAGCCAGCAGCCGGGCCAGGTCAGACGATTTGACTGTATGA
- the GJA8 gene encoding gap junction alpha-8 protein isoform X1: protein MGDWSFLGNILEQVNEQSTVIGRVWLTVLFIFRILILGTAAELVWGDEQSDFVCNTQQPGCENVCYDEAFPISHIRLWVLQIIFVSTPSLMYFGHAVHHVRMEEKRREREEAERRQQAEVDEEKLPLAPNQNKANNPDGTKKFRLEGTLLRTYIFHIIFKTLFEVGFIVGQYFLYGFRILPLYRCGRWPCPNLVDCFVSRPTEKTIFIMFMLVVASVSLFLNLVEISHLILKRIRRALRRPAEEQLREVPEKPLHAITVSPIQKAKGYKLLEEEKPVPHYFPLTEVGVEPSPLPSAFNEFEEKIGMAPLEDLSRAFDERLPSYAQVKEPEEEKVRAEEEEEEQEEEPGPQEEPGVKKAEEVVSDEVEGPSAPPELATDIRPLSRLSKASSRARSDDLTV from the coding sequence ATGGGTGACTGGAGTTTCTTGGGGAACATTTTAGAGCAGGTGAACGAGCAGTCCACTGTCATCGGGAGAGTTTGGCTCACAGTGCTCTTCATTTTCCGCATCCTGATCCTGGGAACAGCTGCCGAGCTAGTGTGGGGAGATGAACAGTCAGACTTTGTGTGCAACACCCAGCAACCTGGTTGCGAGAATGTCTGTTATGATGAGGCCTTCCCCATCTCCCACATCCGGCTCTGGGTCCTGCAGATCATTTTTGTATCCACGCCTTCGCTAATGTACTTTGGGCACGCAGTGCACCATGTCCGCatggaggagaagagaagagagagagaggaagctGAGAGGCGTCAGCAAGCTGAGGTGGATGAAGAGAAGCTGCCCCTGGctccaaatcaaaacaaagccaaCAACCCTGACGGGACCAAGAAGTTTCGTCTGGAGGGTACCCTCCTGAGAACCTACATCTTCCACATCATTTTCAAAACCCTCTTTGAGGTGGGATTCATAGTAGGCCAGTATTTCCTGTATGGCTTCCGAATTCTCCCCCTCTACCGCTGTGGGCGGTGGCCCTGTCCCAATCTTGTGGACTGTTTTGTCTCCAGGCCCACGGAGAAGACCATCTTTATTATGTTCATGCTGGTGGTGGCTTCCGTGTCCCTCTTCCTCAACCTGGTGGAGATCAGTCACTTGATCCTGAAAAGGATCCGGAGGGCTCTGAGAAGACCAGCAGAGGAACAACTGAGGGAGGTCCCGGAGAAACCTCTCCATGCCATCACAGTCTCCCCTATCCAGAAGGCCAAAGGCTACAAGCTGCTGGAAGAAGAGAAGCCAGTGCCCCATTACTTCCCTCTCACGGAAGTAGGAGTTGAGCCCAGTCCCCTTCCATCAGCCTTCAATGAGTTTGAGGAGAAGATTGGGATGGCACCATTGGAAGATCTCTCCAGGGCATTTGATGAGAGGTTACCATCGTATGCACAAGTGAAGGAACCAGAAGAGGAGAAGGtaagagcagaggaggaggaggaggaacaagaAGAGGAGCCTGGACCTCAGGAAGAGCCAGGGgtgaagaaagcagaggaggtgGTGAGTGACGAAGTGGAAGGGCCTTCAGCACCTCCTGAACTTGCCACTGATATAAGACCCCTCAGCAGGCTAAGTAAAGCCAGCAGCCGGGCCAGGTCAGACGATTTGACTGTATGA